A window of the Gloeocapsa sp. DLM2.Bin57 genome harbors these coding sequences:
- a CDS encoding transglutaminase family protein — translation MRYLIKHKTTYQYNQSVILKPHVIRLQPRSDAWQKLLRFELNIDPQPEGISHTTDLDGNYLIQVWFTKPTEQLVINLESEVETYKANPFDYLLEPWSIQLPLDYPSSFKSLITPYLEFYQGFVDPVSLKLAQEISLQVNGDVTAFLSTLNQHIYNHCRYLHRETGDPLPPGITWNSQQGSCRDFAVLFMEVCRTVGLPSRFVSGYQEGDREQERRDLHAWAEVYLPGGGWRGYDPTHGLLVSDRHIALVASSIYSYAAPIDGGFTPVQPFLVTQLSPESSLEAEIDLVCL, via the coding sequence ATGCGCTATTTAATTAAACATAAAACAACCTATCAATATAATCAATCAGTAATTCTCAAGCCCCATGTAATCCGCCTGCAACCTCGATCCGATGCTTGGCAAAAATTATTGCGGTTTGAGTTAAATATAGATCCACAACCAGAGGGTATCTCTCACACTACGGATCTCGATGGTAATTATTTGATTCAAGTTTGGTTTACTAAACCTACAGAGCAATTAGTAATTAATCTAGAGTCAGAGGTAGAAACCTATAAGGCAAATCCTTTTGATTATCTGCTTGAACCCTGGTCAATACAACTCCCCTTAGATTACCCTAGTTCTTTCAAAAGTCTAATTACTCCCTATCTGGAATTTTATCAGGGTTTTGTTGACCCTGTATCCTTAAAATTAGCTCAAGAAATCTCCCTACAGGTAAACGGTGATGTCACAGCTTTTTTATCTACTCTGAATCAACATATTTATAATCATTGTCGTTATCTCCATAGGGAAACAGGAGATCCTCTCCCTCCAGGGATTACCTGGAATTCTCAACAGGGTTCTTGTCGTGATTTCGCTGTTCTGTTTATGGAAGTATGTCGAACCGTGGGATTACCTAGTCGTTTTGTCAGTGGCTATCAAGAGGGCGATCGCGAACAAGAGCGACGGGATTTACACGCTTGGGCCGAAGTTTATCTCCCTGGTGGAGGTTGGCGCGGTTACGATCCTACCCATGGTCTCTTAGTCAGCGATCGCCATATAGCCTTAGTAGCTAGCAGCATATACAGTTACGCTGCTCCTATTGACGGAGGTTTTACCCCCGTACAACCTTTTCTGGTTACCCAACTAAGTCCTGAATCTTCCCTCGAAGCAGAAATTGACCTAGTTTGTCTCTAG
- a CDS encoding transcriptional repressor, producing MIMKAHQIINALKSRGLRVTPQRFAVYANLLGRRDHPTAEQILLDLNQDSPISSQATVYSCLQALQEVGLVRQVLLSEGVCRYDANIEPHHHFCCEVCGAISDLDWDILDGVNLDKLPSGLRAQSYELAIYGVCDLCAI from the coding sequence ATGATAATGAAAGCTCATCAAATTATTAACGCTCTTAAGTCTAGAGGACTTCGCGTTACTCCACAACGATTCGCTGTTTATGCTAATTTGTTAGGACGTCGTGATCATCCTACTGCTGAACAAATTCTTTTGGATCTCAATCAAGATAGCCCCATTTCTTCTCAAGCGACTGTTTATAGTTGCTTACAAGCTCTACAAGAGGTAGGATTAGTTAGACAGGTTTTATTGTCCGAAGGTGTGTGTCGTTATGATGCTAATATTGAACCTCATCACCACTTTTGTTGTGAAGTCTGTGGGGCGATATCTGACCTGGATTGGGATATTCTCGATGGTGTTAATCTCGATAAACTCCCTTCTGGTTTACGCGCTCAAAGTTATGAGTTAGCTATCTATGGTGTCTGTGATCTATGCGCTATTTAA
- a CDS encoding peroxiredoxin, whose translation MPVLDTVPDVVFKTRVRDESIKPNPYRWQDTTTKEIFGGKKVIVFSLPGAFTPTCSSNHLPRYEELYEEFKALGVDEIMCISVNDAFVMFKWGKEIGAEKVKLLPDGNGEFTRKMGMLVDKSNLGFGMRSWRYSMFVNDCKIEKMFIEPDFADNCPTDPFEVSDADTMLAYLKGTQPTGVCEPRKAFVG comes from the coding sequence ATGCCAGTACTAGACACCGTACCAGACGTAGTATTTAAAACCCGTGTTCGTGACGAATCAATCAAACCCAACCCTTACCGTTGGCAAGACACAACTACCAAAGAAATTTTTGGCGGTAAAAAAGTAATCGTATTTTCGTTACCTGGTGCATTTACCCCTACTTGTTCCTCAAATCACCTACCTCGTTACGAAGAACTTTACGAAGAGTTCAAAGCATTAGGAGTTGATGAAATCATGTGTATTTCAGTTAATGATGCTTTTGTAATGTTCAAATGGGGTAAAGAAATCGGAGCAGAGAAAGTAAAATTACTACCAGATGGTAACGGTGAATTTACCCGTAAAATGGGAATGCTCGTAGATAAATCCAACCTAGGGTTTGGTATGCGTTCTTGGCGTTACTCTATGTTTGTTAACGACTGCAAAATTGAGAAAATGTTTATCGAGCCAGATTTTGCTGACAACTGTCCTACAGATCCTTTTGAGGTATCCGATGCAGACACCATGTTAGCCTATCTCAAAGGTACTCAACCTACAGGAGTTTGTGAGCCTCGTAAAGCTTTTGTTGGTTAA
- the gor gene encoding glutathione-disulfide reductase produces the protein MSYDFDLFVMGAGSGGIATARRAAEYGAKVGIAEPDRLGGTCVNRGCVPKKLMVFASHFPGQFEEAVGYGWSPVSSTLDWSKMITAVNDEVTRLNGIYQKMLDNSQVELFPHYAKLLDPHTLEVGEKKITADKILIAVGGHPVKPDIPGIEHAMVSDGMFTLPEQPKNILIIGAGYIGVEFACIMHNLGTTVTQLVRKDKILRGFDEDIRTTIQEEMIRHGINILTHTIPSKIEKTEEGLKVYIKQQDQEEEEILLVDAVSLAATGRIPNIANLGLESAGVEVKNGAIAVDEYSRTSQPNIYAVGDCTDRINLTPVAINEGRAFADTEFGGKPRLMSHENVPSAVFSYPEAATVGLTEEEAKSRYGEEAIEIYKTKFRPMYYVLPGKQEKTLMKLIVEKDTGKVLGAHMVGDYAAEIIQGVAIAVKMGATKADFDATVGIHPSSAEEFVTMR, from the coding sequence ATGAGTTATGATTTTGATTTATTCGTAATGGGAGCAGGATCTGGTGGAATAGCTACCGCTAGACGAGCTGCAGAATATGGAGCTAAAGTAGGAATAGCTGAACCAGATAGATTAGGGGGAACTTGCGTTAATAGAGGGTGTGTACCCAAGAAATTAATGGTATTCGCTTCTCATTTTCCTGGACAATTTGAAGAAGCTGTAGGCTATGGATGGAGTCCTGTAAGTAGTACTCTAGACTGGTCAAAGATGATTACAGCGGTAAATGATGAAGTTACCCGACTCAACGGAATTTATCAAAAGATGTTAGATAATTCCCAAGTTGAGTTATTTCCCCACTATGCTAAATTATTAGACCCCCATACTCTAGAAGTTGGGGAGAAAAAAATCACTGCAGATAAGATTTTAATAGCAGTAGGAGGACATCCAGTTAAACCAGATATTCCCGGAATCGAACACGCGATGGTTTCTGATGGAATGTTTACCCTACCAGAACAACCTAAAAATATTTTAATCATTGGTGCAGGCTATATTGGTGTAGAATTTGCCTGCATTATGCACAATTTGGGCACAACAGTAACTCAATTAGTAAGAAAAGATAAAATCTTGCGCGGTTTTGATGAAGATATTCGAACCACGATTCAAGAAGAAATGATTAGACATGGTATTAATATCCTCACTCATACTATACCCAGCAAAATAGAAAAAACAGAGGAAGGATTAAAAGTATATATTAAACAACAAGACCAAGAAGAAGAAGAAATCTTACTAGTGGATGCAGTGAGTTTAGCAGCTACAGGAAGGATTCCTAATATTGCTAACCTAGGATTAGAAAGCGCAGGAGTAGAAGTAAAAAATGGAGCGATCGCCGTTGACGAATATAGTCGCACTTCCCAACCCAATATATACGCCGTTGGAGATTGTACAGATCGGATTAATTTAACTCCCGTAGCGATTAATGAAGGTCGCGCTTTTGCTGATACAGAATTTGGTGGAAAACCCAGATTAATGAGTCATGAAAATGTACCATCTGCTGTATTTAGTTATCCTGAAGCAGCTACAGTAGGTTTAACCGAAGAAGAGGCTAAATCTCGTTATGGAGAAGAGGCGATCGAGATTTACAAGACCAAATTCCGTCCCATGTATTACGTGTTACCAGGTAAACAAGAAAAAACCCTAATGAAACTAATAGTAGAGAAAGACACAGGAAAAGTGCTTGGAGCGCACATGGTAGGGGATTACGCAGCCGAAATTATTCAAGGAGTAGCGATCGCCGTGAAAATGGGAGCGACTAAAGCCGACTTTGACGCTACCGTAGGGATACATCCTAGTTCTGCTGAAGAATTTGTCACCATGAGGTAA
- a CDS encoding HEAT repeat domain-containing protein, whose product MTIEEISTQLESPNSRDRLLALVALREVPPETAVPLIKKVLQDEVLQIKSMAVFALGLKITPECYPLLVKFLETDPDYGIRADAAGALGYLGDNRAFEPLVRAFYEDTEWLVRFSAAVSLGNLQDIRAKTVLLEALNSPEAVLQQGAIAALGEIKAVEAIEAMLKFAQSEDWLIRQRLAEALGNFNTPQSISALKYLAKDPHPQVSQAALISLEGIN is encoded by the coding sequence ATGACCATAGAAGAAATTAGCACCCAATTAGAAAGTCCCAATTCCCGCGATCGCCTTTTAGCTTTAGTAGCTCTCAGAGAAGTACCTCCAGAAACAGCAGTACCATTAATCAAAAAAGTGCTGCAGGACGAAGTATTACAAATTAAATCAATGGCGGTATTTGCTTTAGGATTAAAAATTACTCCAGAATGTTACCCTTTACTAGTTAAATTTTTGGAGACAGATCCAGATTACGGGATTAGAGCCGATGCAGCAGGAGCATTGGGTTATTTAGGGGATAATCGAGCTTTTGAACCCCTAGTGAGAGCTTTTTACGAAGATACAGAATGGTTAGTACGTTTTAGTGCTGCAGTATCACTAGGGAATTTACAAGACATTAGAGCGAAAACAGTATTATTAGAAGCCTTAAATAGTCCAGAAGCAGTCTTACAACAAGGAGCGATCGCCGCTTTAGGGGAAATAAAAGCAGTAGAAGCGATCGAGGCTATGCTAAAATTTGCCCAATCAGAAGACTGGTTAATTAGACAAAGACTAGCGGAAGCTTTAGGGAATTTTAACACACCTCAAAGCATTTCCGCTCTTAAATACCTAGCCAAAGATCCTCACCCTCAAGTATCTCAAGCGGCGCTAATCTCTTTAGAAGGTATAAATTAA
- a CDS encoding HEAT repeat domain-containing protein produces MNHNQPFCWWLLKNNRYLPFYQIFWLDSLREFLTNQQQDNSTENLLGEIVPLFWQEDLWQTLIKLWLTLLEDDALEYLITFLTEIETPENYQFNNLFLAANFAQDLTEYQTSLSSLIKLQQYFLDLTHYELNYQYEPYLDSQATNLVQTIQSLAILSLGRLVKIFPENFNLLKNLSIHDQKWYLRQAAIEAIASNLNSWQTQQPEAENQIFNLLKERAQNDEDAQVRKKAIEAISTYLKSHEETRQLLKYCALTDEDPYVQQTAINALAIGWRNHEEIRTWLKNLVQSTHDSYLRETVVVAIAQAWGKNEQTLKIMQSLAEDEEESYVRGIALQTIVKKWSKNPETLILLRQRAFLDPDEYVRSIAVQALATEWGDQPQVVIWLKEAAFFDQDEYVRSIAIQYLSQRWKGKKDIFKFLKEIVQTDDNQYIRGIAIQELAKEWQQEAGILAMLQELSETDKSISIRRTAIQAIAREWRQETSIFLWLQKRALTETDVEVRIVALQSMLQYGEHTIALLPWLKQLILTDAISEVRVIALQELAKHIKTEPDLAIWLTEIATQDEHSGMRSTALKELIKHTDSFTPDLLQFLIDKAINDRFERQYPFESNPRQIALELIIKYYPNALETKSLLEDRAKNDPDEEVKTLATEELTRLTQKEI; encoded by the coding sequence ATGAATCACAATCAACCATTTTGTTGGTGGTTACTGAAAAATAATCGTTATTTACCATTTTATCAGATATTTTGGTTAGATAGTCTCAGAGAATTTTTAACCAATCAGCAACAGGACAATTCTACAGAAAATCTCTTAGGAGAAATTGTCCCACTTTTTTGGCAAGAAGATTTATGGCAAACTCTGATTAAACTTTGGCTTACTCTCCTAGAAGATGATGCTTTAGAATATCTGATAACTTTTTTAACCGAAATAGAAACCCCCGAAAACTATCAATTTAATAATCTTTTTTTAGCGGCTAATTTTGCGCAAGATTTAACTGAATATCAAACCAGCTTATCAAGCCTAATTAAACTTCAACAATATTTTTTAGATTTGACCCATTATGAACTAAATTATCAATATGAGCCTTATTTAGATTCTCAAGCTACTAACCTGGTTCAAACCATACAATCTTTAGCAATCTTGTCTCTAGGTCGTTTAGTCAAGATTTTCCCGGAAAATTTTAACCTTTTAAAAAATCTGAGTATTCATGATCAGAAATGGTACTTAAGACAAGCAGCAATAGAAGCTATTGCCAGTAATTTAAATTCTTGGCAAACACAACAACCAGAAGCAGAAAACCAGATTTTTAATTTACTCAAAGAAAGAGCACAAAACGACGAAGATGCACAAGTAAGAAAAAAAGCCATAGAAGCTATTTCAACTTATTTAAAATCTCATGAAGAGACTAGACAATTACTCAAATACTGTGCTCTAACTGATGAAGATCCCTATGTACAACAGACTGCTATTAATGCTTTAGCTATTGGTTGGCGTAATCATGAAGAGATACGTACCTGGTTGAAAAATCTAGTTCAATCAACTCATGACTCCTATCTACGAGAAACAGTAGTAGTAGCTATAGCTCAAGCTTGGGGAAAAAATGAACAAACCCTGAAAATAATGCAATCCTTAGCAGAAGATGAGGAAGAGTCATACGTTAGAGGGATAGCATTACAAACGATTGTCAAAAAATGGTCTAAAAATCCAGAAACTTTGATTCTCTTGAGACAAAGAGCTTTTTTAGATCCAGATGAATATGTAAGAAGTATAGCTGTTCAAGCCTTAGCTACAGAATGGGGAGATCAACCTCAAGTGGTTATCTGGTTAAAAGAAGCGGCTTTTTTTGACCAAGATGAATATGTAAGAAGTATAGCTATTCAATATTTATCACAACGGTGGAAAGGTAAAAAAGATATATTCAAATTCTTAAAAGAAATCGTGCAAACCGATGATAATCAATATATCAGAGGAATAGCTATTCAAGAATTAGCCAAAGAATGGCAACAAGAAGCGGGAATATTGGCAATGTTGCAAGAATTGAGCGAAACAGACAAATCAATTAGCATCAGACGTACAGCGATACAGGCGATCGCCAGGGAATGGCGTCAAGAAACCTCTATTTTTCTCTGGTTACAAAAAAGAGCTTTAACAGAAACAGACGTAGAAGTCAGAATCGTCGCTTTACAAAGTATGCTCCAATATGGAGAACATACCATCGCCTTGTTACCCTGGTTAAAACAATTAATCCTGACTGATGCTATCTCAGAAGTGCGGGTAATCGCCTTACAAGAATTAGCTAAACATATCAAGACTGAACCAGATTTAGCTATCTGGCTTACAGAAATAGCTACACAAGATGAACACAGTGGTATGAGAAGCACTGCTCTCAAAGAATTAATTAAGCATACAGATAGTTTTACCCCAGATTTGTTACAATTCTTAATAGATAAAGCAATTAACGATCGCTTTGAGCGTCAATATCCCTTTGAATCTAACCCTAGACAAATTGCCCTAGAATTAATCATTAAATATTATCCCAATGCTTTAGAAACCAAATCTCTACTAGAAGATAGAGCCAAAAACGACCCTGACGAAGAGGTTAAAACCTTAGCTACAGAAGAATTAACTAGATTAACTCAAAAAGAAATATGA
- the gshA gene encoding glutamate--cysteine ligase, with product MLLSKGVEVEMYTGTPTGDVVGFSDKIVRDLAGFVREPDSRNVEYTTAPLCSYDRLLCALLKPRQLLRKYLKEQNNYTIIPGSTLALGNSDRFYRCDPDNPYHSFIEATYGTKVVTASIHINIGISDPETLIRACRLIRLEAPLYLALSASSPFLDNQVTGYHSTRWQMFPKTPQEVPLFTSHRHFIDWTEAQLRLGTMRNVRHLWSSVRPNGDRRPYLLNRLELRICDLMVDPVQMLGVIALLEARLTQLMENPELDPLRLSSLSAAEMLELTDSNEQKVAENSLEAQLYHWQNGQTIIAREWIEQLYYEVYPLAKQKGFSCFLSPVKQILSQGNQAQQWLKQYSEGLSIAEIITLGIETMAKQEQELESKICAQLLVA from the coding sequence GTGTTACTATCTAAAGGTGTAGAAGTAGAAATGTATACGGGAACTCCCACAGGAGATGTGGTAGGTTTCTCAGATAAGATTGTCAGAGATTTAGCAGGTTTCGTTAGAGAGCCAGATAGTCGCAATGTAGAATATACAACAGCACCTCTGTGCTCTTACGATCGCCTGCTTTGTGCTCTACTAAAACCAAGACAACTGTTACGCAAATATTTAAAAGAACAAAATAATTATACAATAATTCCTGGCAGTACTCTAGCTCTAGGGAATAGCGATCGCTTTTATCGCTGTGATCCCGATAACCCCTATCATAGCTTTATAGAGGCAACATATGGCACAAAAGTAGTCACCGCGAGTATCCATATTAATATTGGCATTAGTGATCCTGAAACCCTAATTCGTGCTTGTAGGTTAATACGCTTAGAAGCTCCTCTGTATCTAGCCTTGAGCGCTTCTTCCCCTTTTCTAGATAACCAGGTAACAGGGTATCACTCCACCCGTTGGCAAATGTTCCCCAAAACTCCACAGGAAGTACCTCTATTTACTAGTCACCGTCATTTTATCGATTGGACAGAAGCACAACTACGCTTAGGTACAATGCGTAACGTACGTCACTTGTGGTCATCAGTAAGACCTAATGGCGATCGCCGCCCTTATCTACTCAATCGGTTAGAATTACGTATCTGTGATTTAATGGTAGATCCTGTGCAAATGCTCGGGGTAATTGCTCTGTTAGAAGCTCGTTTAACTCAATTAATGGAAAATCCCGAACTAGATCCACTGAGATTAAGTTCTCTATCAGCAGCAGAAATGTTGGAGTTAACTGATAGTAATGAACAAAAAGTAGCCGAAAACAGTCTAGAAGCTCAATTATACCATTGGCAAAATGGACAAACAATTATAGCTAGAGAATGGATTGAACAACTCTATTACGAAGTATATCCCCTAGCCAAACAAAAAGGGTTTAGTTGTTTTCTCTCTCCCGTTAAACAGATTCTCAGTCAGGGAAATCAAGCGCAACAATGGTTAAAACAATACTCAGAAGGTTTATCCATAGCAGAAATTATCACCCTAGGCATAGAAACTATGGCTAAACAAGAACAAGAATTAGAAAGTAAAATCTGTGCTCAACTTTTGGTAGCTTAA
- the trmL gene encoding tRNA (uridine(34)/cytosine(34)/5-carboxymethylaminomethyluridine(34)-2'-O)-methyltransferase TrmL encodes MVQVVLVQPQIPPNTGNIARTCAATQTELHLVGPLGFEISDRHLKRAGLDYWPYVNLHHHEEYQDFSTLQQQRGGRLLGFTVSGNHNYLDWKFQSGDWLLFGSETSGLPKPILELCDAKLYIPMSQPKVRSLNLSVSVAIGLFEARRQLSTKLSNDKK; translated from the coding sequence ATGGTTCAGGTGGTTTTAGTTCAACCTCAAATCCCCCCTAATACAGGTAATATAGCGCGGACTTGTGCAGCAACTCAAACGGAATTACATTTAGTAGGTCCATTGGGTTTTGAAATAAGCGATCGCCATCTCAAAAGAGCAGGTTTAGACTATTGGCCCTACGTTAATCTTCATCATCACGAAGAATATCAAGACTTTAGCACCTTGCAACAACAAAGAGGAGGGAGATTACTAGGTTTTACCGTCTCAGGTAATCATAACTATCTAGACTGGAAATTCCAGTCAGGAGATTGGTTATTATTTGGGAGTGAAACTTCAGGATTACCTAAACCTATTTTAGAACTTTGTGACGCTAAACTTTATATACCCATGAGTCAACCCAAAGTACGTAGTTTAAATTTATCAGTAAGTGTGGCGATCGGTTTATTTGAAGCAAGACGTCAATTGAGTACAAAGTTAAGCAACGATAAAAAATAA
- the crtA gene encoding cyanoexosortase A — translation MSINNKLPEDILQKPYFWLLLIATALFTIYFGILWRLDDVAHIGMSALFLAGVGSLIWDRKETLKFQTKPLAIVIAVILILITLSGLTLDIVVNTIEVIVRVSPLMFGISLALLAAGFKWFKEYWRELTILFGLSMPSVILSPWDLSPLTAKVASVFLWAMGYNIAVDGIRLHLPQTSVIVARQCSGAEAMTYVFGISILFLVMFPIKRIHNFIVPIIAAAIGYIVNLIRVLAMCLLLNYGQKEAFDYWHEGDGALLIGVIAVLIFSVFYFTLLKFTVEDEEEDSEEIELAS, via the coding sequence ATGAGCATAAATAATAAGCTACCAGAAGATATCTTACAAAAACCTTATTTTTGGCTTTTATTAATAGCAACAGCCCTATTTACCATTTATTTTGGCATATTGTGGCGATTAGACGACGTAGCTCATATAGGGATGAGTGCTTTATTTTTAGCAGGGGTTGGATCTTTGATTTGGGATCGTAAAGAAACCCTCAAATTTCAAACTAAACCATTAGCAATAGTTATCGCTGTCATCTTAATCTTAATAACTTTGTCTGGCTTGACTTTAGATATTGTTGTTAATACCATTGAAGTAATTGTTAGAGTTAGTCCTTTAATGTTTGGGATTAGTTTAGCTTTATTAGCCGCAGGGTTTAAGTGGTTTAAGGAATATTGGCGTGAATTAACTATTCTCTTCGGTTTAAGTATGCCTAGTGTAATACTTAGTCCCTGGGATTTATCACCTCTGACAGCTAAAGTAGCTAGTGTTTTTCTTTGGGCGATGGGTTATAATATCGCTGTAGATGGGATTAGACTTCATTTACCCCAAACCTCAGTTATAGTTGCCAGACAATGTTCAGGGGCTGAAGCTATGACTTATGTATTCGGGATATCCATCTTATTTTTAGTAATGTTTCCTATCAAAAGAATTCATAATTTTATAGTGCCAATCATAGCTGCAGCTATCGGCTATATAGTTAATCTGATTAGAGTGCTAGCCATGTGTTTATTGCTTAACTACGGTCAAAAAGAAGCTTTTGATTACTGGCATGAAGGAGATGGAGCATTACTTATAGGTGTAATCGCTGTCTTAATTTTCTCTGTCTTTTACTTTACTCTACTTAAATTTACTGTGGAGGATGAAGAAGAAGATAGCGAGGAAATCGAGTTAGCTAGCTAG
- a CDS encoding DUF1232 domain-containing protein, producing the protein MKQIVESFYSWYSNQVRNPKYRWLIVLGTIAYLFSPLDISPDVFPIIGWIDDGIVLTLLTTELSRLALDYRKNRRNEKVENSEENLVTVDSQPVETVIEVK; encoded by the coding sequence ATGAAACAAATAGTCGAGTCTTTTTACAGTTGGTATAGCAATCAAGTCCGCAATCCCAAATATCGTTGGTTAATTGTTTTAGGAACGATCGCTTATTTATTTAGTCCTCTAGATATTTCTCCTGATGTATTCCCTATTATCGGTTGGATTGACGATGGTATTGTCTTAACTCTGTTAACTACCGAATTATCTAGACTAGCTTTAGATTATCGTAAAAATCGCCGCAACGAAAAAGTAGAAAATAGCGAAGAAAATTTAGTAACTGTTGATTCTCAACCAGTAGAAACAGTAATAGAAGTTAAATAG
- a CDS encoding allophycocyanin — translation MSIVSQVILKADDELRYPSSGELKGINDFLSTGEQRIRIAEIMAENDKKIVEEASKQLFRKRPDFRAPGGNASGQRQYNQCLRDYSWYLRLVTYGLIAGSIEPIEKIGLIGVKEMYNSLNVPVPGMVEAIRCLKEAALALLNTEDAAEAAPYFDYMIQAMS, via the coding sequence ATGAGCATAGTAAGTCAAGTTATTCTCAAAGCCGATGATGAACTCAGATACCCTAGTAGTGGTGAACTCAAGGGCATCAATGATTTTCTCAGTACCGGTGAGCAACGTATTCGTATTGCTGAAATTATGGCTGAAAACGACAAAAAAATCGTCGAAGAAGCTAGCAAGCAATTATTTAGAAAACGTCCCGATTTTCGCGCACCTGGTGGTAATGCTTCGGGGCAACGTCAATATAACCAATGTTTGCGGGATTATTCCTGGTATCTCCGTCTAGTTACCTATGGTTTAATCGCAGGTAGCATTGAACCTATCGAAAAAATCGGCTTAATCGGTGTTAAAGAGATGTATAATTCTCTTAATGTACCAGTTCCAGGAATGGTGGAAGCGATTCGCTGTCTTAAAGAAGCTGCTTTAGCTTTACTAAACACCGAAGATGCTGCTGAAGCTGCTCCTTACTTCGATTATATGATTCAAGCTATGTCTTGA
- the queD gene encoding 6-carboxytetrahydropterin synthase QueD: MNTDQVWVIYKEFRFEAAHKLPHHQGKCRRLHGHSWVGRVYIQSNQLISSGAQQGMVMDFGKVKEYLDPLLENYLDHHYLNATTGLENPTSEAIAEWIFNKLAAMNLPGLYGVEIRETCTSGAYYSKG; this comes from the coding sequence ATGAACACAGATCAAGTCTGGGTTATTTACAAAGAGTTTCGCTTTGAAGCAGCCCATAAACTTCCCCATCATCAGGGTAAGTGTCGCCGTTTACATGGTCATAGTTGGGTAGGGAGAGTATATATTCAAAGTAACCAATTAATTAGCAGTGGTGCTCAACAAGGGATGGTGATGGATTTTGGTAAAGTTAAGGAGTACCTGGATCCTTTATTAGAAAATTACCTAGATCATCACTATCTCAACGCCACCACGGGGTTAGAAAATCCTACTAGTGAGGCGATCGCTGAGTGGATTTTTAATAAATTAGCAGCGATGAACCTTCCTGGACTTTATGGGGTAGAAATTAGAGAAACCTGCACTTCAGGTGCTTATTATTCTAAAGGTTAA
- a CDS encoding peptidase, whose protein sequence is MTYCLGIINHFGIVMGADSRTNAGVDYISAYKKLFDFTIPGERVIIICTSGNLSISQGVISRLKRDIKNEEPQNLYNFAHLYDVARYIGNKSREMQELDRPWLEKDNIDYHCNFLLGGQIKGEEPQLYRIYSQGNYIQATQETPFLQIGETKYGKPILDRTITQETPLEALAKCALLSIDSTMKSNISVGPPINLIMYQADSLELRHKLQLKLGDPYLAKMRKLWEEYVRQAFEAMSNIEWQYEENSSAENVLID, encoded by the coding sequence ATGACCTATTGTTTAGGAATTATCAATCATTTTGGCATTGTGATGGGTGCAGATTCTCGTACCAATGCTGGAGTAGATTATATTTCTGCTTATAAAAAACTCTTTGATTTCACTATCCCTGGAGAAAGAGTGATTATTATTTGTACATCAGGGAATCTCTCTATTAGTCAAGGAGTGATTAGTAGATTAAAAAGAGATATCAAAAACGAAGAACCCCAAAACCTCTATAATTTTGCTCATCTCTACGATGTAGCGCGATATATAGGCAATAAAAGTCGGGAAATGCAGGAATTAGATCGCCCTTGGTTAGAAAAAGACAACATAGACTACCACTGCAACTTCTTACTAGGTGGACAAATTAAAGGAGAGGAACCACAATTATACCGAATCTACTCTCAGGGTAATTATATCCAAGCCACCCAAGAAACACCATTTTTACAAATTGGGGAGACTAAATACGGGAAACCCATTTTAGATCGTACTATTACCCAAGAGACACCCTTAGAAGCTTTAGCTAAATGTGCCTTACTGTCGATAGACTCAACCATGAAATCAAATATTTCTGTAGGTCCTCCTATCAATTTAATCATGTATCAAGCCGATAGCTTAGAATTACGTCACAAACTACAACTCAAATTAGGAGACCCCTATTTAGCAAAAATGCGTAAACTTTGGGAAGAATACGTACGACAAGCCTTTGAAGCGATGTCTAATATAGAATGGCAATATGAGGAGAATTCCTCAGCCGAAAATGTTCTCATCGATTAA